The segment CGCGCCCACTGCCGCGATGGCGGCCGTCTCGTCCGACCGCGGCGGCCCGATCACCCGTAGCGAGGTGATCTGGCGGGCCCAGTCCTTTCCGCCTGGTCCGGCTGGGAGGGAATGAGCGGCCCGGCGAACTCCGAGATGACCTCGGACCGTTCGGCGGACGGCCGGGTCGAGGTGTTCGCGATCAACGGCAGTACCGGTGGGGCTGGGTGGGCACTTCCGCAGGGCCGGGCATCGCGTGAACTCCGCACATTTCACTTCACGACAGAAGGGCAGACAATGGCGATAACTGATTTGCGCCGCGTGTTCACCAGACTGGCCTTCGTGGCCGGCACCTGGGCGTTGGCCGTCGGGATGACTGCCTCGGTCGCCGTCGCCGCACACGCACCCGTTCCGGTTCCGGTTCCGGGCAAGGACCACTCCGGGGTCTCCCGGTATTTCAGCGGCCCCCAGGGCTTCGCCATTCCGACCGTGCCGTGTGATCCGGCCGGTCCGTCGGCCGCCGACGGCATCATGGCCGACCAGCTCAACCCGCAGTTGCACGCGAAGATGGCCGGCTACATGGACGCCTACAAGGTGTCCTGCGCGCGGATGGTCACGCAGGCGGTCAAGGACCGGGGCCTCAACCAGAGGGCCGCGGCCATCGCGATCGCCACGATCATCGTGGAGTCCAGCGTCAACAACTACGCCCAGGCCGTCGACTACACCAGCCTCGGGCTGTTCCAGCAGCAGGACTGGTGGGGCACCCGTGAGGAGCGGCTGAACCCGGCCCACGCCACGAACGCCTTCTTCGACGAGGTGGAACGGATGTATCCGGGCGGCTCGTGGAACAACGAGGCGATCGGCGAGGTGTGCTGGCACGTCCAGCGACCGCGCGAGGACCTGCGCGGCCTCTACGCCATCGAGGCGGACGACGCGGTGATCATGGCCAACGCACTGTGGTCCGGTACGAGCAGCACCGGCCCCAAGCACCCCTACGGCGCCGGCCGTGTGGTGTCCGGGCGGTCCGCGGACGGGCGGCTGGAGGCCTTCGCCGCCGGACCGGACGGCGTCTACCACTCCTGGCAGACCGCGGTGAACGGCGCCTGGTCGCAGTGGCGGTTCGAAGGCGGACCCCACAACGCACAACTCTCCGTAGCGGCCAACGCCGACGGACGACTCGAAGTGTTCGCCCTCTCCGACAGCACCTTCGACCACATGTGGCAGACCGCGGTGAACGGTTCCTGGTCCACCTGGGCCAACTTCGGCGGCGGCGGCTACCGACTCGCCACCGGCAACAACGCCGACGGCCGCATCGAAGTCTTCGCCTCCAACACCAACGGAGTCTTCCACCGCTGGCAGACCGCACCCAGCGGCAACTGGGCCAACTGGGAAGGCACCGGCGGCGGCCCCGCGACCTCACGCCTCGCCCTCGAAACCGCACCCGACGGCCGACTCGAAGTCTTCGCCCTCTCCGACACCACCTTCCAGCACCTCTACCAGACCGGAGTCAACGGCGCCTGGTCGGCCTGGGAGAACTTCGGCGGCGGCGGACACGACCTCACGGCCGGCTACAACCAGGACGGCAGGCTGGAGGTGTTCGCCTCCAACTCCGCCGGTGTGTTCCACCGTTGGCAGACCAGCCCCACCTCATGGTCGGAATGGGCGGGCATGGGAGGGATCTCCAACGCCGAGCTGACCCACTCGCGGTCGGCCGACGGCCGCGTCGAGGTGTTCGCGATCAACGCCACCGCCGCGAGCCACGCCTGGCAGACCCGCCCGAACGCGCCGTACTCGGAGTGGGAGACCTTCGGCGGCGGCGGCACCGAGATCGCCGCGGGCAACGACGCCGACGGGCGCATCGAGGTGTTCGCGACCAGCGGCGCCGGTGTCTACCACAAGTGGCAGACCGGCTTCGCCACTTGGTCGGAGTGGGCCTGGCTGAACAATTCCGGGCCGGCGGTCAACTAGCCGCCCCTCCGCGGATCCGATCCGCCGACGGGAGCTGCGGAGGGCGCCCGCCACGGCCTCAAACGTCGGTGATCGGGGCGTCCTCCGCAGGTCCGCGACGCAGATCAGCCTGGGTGCGCTCCACAGCACCTGGGCCGCGGTCGCATCCCCGAGCCGGTCGCGGACTGTGACTGCCGCGGTCGCTTGTCACTGGGGCTCTGCTCTGACCCGCGCAGGTGTCAACTCGGTTTGCTCTCCGTACATCGGGCGCGCGACTTCCCGGTTCGTCAGGACCAGCAGGGCCCGCACCGGCTCTCTTCAAGCAGCATGGGGACGAGAGCCCGGACTCTGGTGCTCAATTCCGGCTGTTCACACGGTGAGCGTGTGGGCCAGTTGGTCGAGACGGCTGATGCGGGTGCGGCCGAGGGGTTGATCGCTCCAGTAGGCGTCCAGTCTGATCACATTGAGTGCGGCGGCGGAGAAGGCGTGCTGGAGGCGGACTTTCGGCAGTCTGCGGTAGCGGGCCCGGCGTATCCCCGTGACGTCGAGAGCCTGGTCGATGGCGCCCTCGATTCCGGCGCGCAGGGCGTATCTGGCCTGCCGGGTCCCGGTCTCCTGTTCGGCGCGGGCCGCGCTGGCGGCCTCGTGGCTCTTTCCGGCCTTGAACCTCCGGCATGGCCCGGGAATCGCGCCGCCAGGCATGGGCCAGCGCCCTGGTGAGCCGCCGCCGACCGCGCCAGGCGCCACGCAATTAGCCCATGCGGACACGAACGGCCGCCGCACCCGCGGGCGAGCCCGACCCCGCGCGGGAAGAACATCCGCGTCTCGTCGTTCACGCATGGAACAGTCGCGCCCCCGGGGTGGCCCAGTCCACAGGAGCAAGTGGGCGATCGCGGCCAAGCCCATCGTCCTCGTGGACGAGGATGTCTGGACCGGGGCCACCATCGACTACACCTCGGCGCTGCTCGGAGGCGCCGGCATAGAGATAGCGCGTACGGTTTCGCTGATGTCCGCCACAGAACCGGACAAGCCTCGGCGCCTCTTCCATGACCCCGCCTGCGACGGACACCTGGTCGGTGTTCCGCCGCCCGGGGCCCTGGCGCGGTGTCACCGCGCGGGTTCCGTGCTTACGGCGAGTCGCTGTGCGACGTTGGGCCGCGGCCCCAATCCGGAGCGGAGGGACGGACACCAATGCCGGACATCAGACGCGGCTGCGCGGCGGTCGCGCTGCTGACAGCCCTGATCACGACGGCGACAGCGTGCGGGGGATCCGAGCCCGAACCCGTCCCGACGCGCGACACTGCTCCCACCGACACGAACACCGACGTTCCGACGACGCCTACCGTGCCGAGGGGCGAGGACCTGGGAAAGGTCTTCCCCGGCACCGACGGAGACTCCAACGACAACTCGACGCTCGCCGTGCCGACGACGCAGCTCGACGAGCCTGCCGGAGGCACCGTGGAACTGTCCAACGACCAGCAGGTGCCCCTGACCGTCCAGCCGCTGAGGGCCACGACCGACAGCGGGGAGCTCTCGATCGTCAAGGACGGCTGCACGGGCGTCACGCTCCAACCGCAGGAGACCTGCCGCGTCCAGGTCAGCCACACCACCCAGGAGGCCGGAACGTGGACGGGGAAGGTCACCGCTCCGACCGCCGAGGGGCCGACGTTCTCGGTGACCCTGACCGGTGAGGCTGTCGCTGCCTCGACAGCACCGGCCTCCGAATCCCCGACGCCGGCGCCGGCTGAGACCTCGGAAACCCCTGAGGAGACCGAGACCTCGACACCTGAGCCCGAGCTCAGCTGACCGAGCCCTTCATCACCACCCGTACGGTGCCGTCGTCGTCCGGGAGCACGACCGTCACGCTGTCCTTGTACCGGGCGAAGTGAGGGACCAGGTAGAAGCGGGTCGGGGTCTTCAACAGGACGCGGAAGTTCCGGTACTGGTAACGGTAGGGCCCGGCGCCGGCCCCCAGGTCCTCGAAGCCGATGTCAGTGGCGTGGTGAACCAGCCGCAGGCGCGAAAGGACCTCCACCGCCGGGAACCGCCTCATACCGCTGTTCGCGTCCGTCTCCGCTTGTGCCTCGCCCGCCATCGCCGCGTACCGGGACATGCCGATGAACAGGCTCAAGGTCAGCATCCCCAAGAGCAACGCCCCGGACACGAGCCACAGCCGGTCGGCATCACGAACCCGACGGTTCCGCCGCCAGGGATCGTGCTGCCCGAGGCGCACCTGAACGGCGAAGAAGGCCAGGCTGGCGCCCAGGGCCACCACGAGGGTGGGTAGCAGCCCGCGCGGCCAGCCCGCGGGCAGGAAGGTGAACAGGTCGGCCCGGAAGAACACGGGGTAGCCCCCGACCACCCCCAGGAGCAGGCCCACCGCCAGCAGCGCGCGATACGCCGTGCGGCGCCGTCCTTCGTTCTCCGGGCGGGCCAGGGCGTGCCCGAGCCAGCCGAGGGCGAGCAGCACGACGAAGCCGCAGACGAGCAGGACCCAGACCGGGAAGAAGACGGCCTGGGGGCTGCGCGCGAGGACGGCCTGGATGGAGAGGGGCAGGTCGCTGGGCGGGACGCCGAACGCCCGGTAGTAGGCCTCGTTGTACTGGTTGCCGAAGTAGTAGAGCAGCCCGAGGACGACTGTCCCGGGCGCCGCGACCAACGCCGCCACGTCGAGGAAGGACCTCTGAGGAGGGGCCGTCGGCGGCCGCCGCGCCTTCACGGGCATGCGGCCAGTCTGTCCGCCCCACCCGGGAGCCGCACGTCATGGCCGCCCGTCCGGCTGACCGACACCGAGACCCGTCGAAGAGCCCACCGGACTCGCCGGCTACCCCCTGCGCCCCGGGCAGCGCGTCGCCTTCCGCCCCTTCGTCCTCCAGCGCGGCCCCCGCCACTACCACCAGCCGGACACGTTCCGCCCCGACCGCTGGGCCGGCCGCTCCCCCGCCGGTCCGCTGCCCAAGTACGCGTTCATGCCCTTCGGCGGTGGACCGCGCACCTGCCACCCCGCCCCGCCGGGATACCGGCCCCGGCCGGCCGGCCCGCGCGGACCGTCCCCGGACACCCCGGAACGCCCGGTGCCCCTTCAGCGACACCAGGGCCTGACGGCCGCACCGCCGCGGAAACCGGAGCCCGGATGGCTACGCTCTGCATCATGAACGACTCCGACACGGCGAAGGCCGTCCTTGAGGGCGGCCCCGCGGACCTCACAGAACGCGTCGTCGCCCAGCCCGAAGCGGGAGCGGACGTGAAGCTGCTCTTCCGGGGCGGATACGAGCACTTCAGGCGCACCGAGCGCGCGCAGGACACGGCGGAGGGGCGGCTGCCGGTGTACGAGTGGTGGGAGCGCACCGAGCTGCCGGGCTGACCGCCCAGCCGCCGGGTGCCCGGGAGGTGCGCCGGGAGGTGCCGGGCACACTCCCTTCGACAGTCCGGCCGAGGCGAAAAAGTGCCTCAGCCAGTGGGGGGGTGATCTTCCTGTTGACCGCGCGCTTCCAGGGACGGCCTCCGCCCGAGATGCTGAGCTTCGGCGCGCTTGCCGGAGCGCAGAAACGACAGTTCCGCCCACAGCTCCCGCAGGCTCCTGCCCTGCCCCCATGCCGCTCCGGCCCTGACGGCATGCGCTCAGGGACCGACGAGGCGATGCCGGCCGAAACGAGTGGGCCCCCATCGCCGGGTACCACTGTGAGATCGGCTCCGAGTTCGGCCGCCAGCTGTTCCAGCGCTGCGGCCAGGCTGCCCGCAGCAGCCAGATCACCGTAGGGCGCGACATAACCGGTCGACACCCTGATCGTGATGGCGTTAGCTGGGCGGCATGCCGGAACTGCGTACCGATCGTCTTCTGCTCCGCCGGTGGCGGGAGTCTGACCTCGAACCGTGGGCGGCGATGAACGCCGATCCCGAAGTTCGGGAGCACCTGGGGGAACTGCTGACGCGGGAG is part of the Streptomyces katrae genome and harbors:
- a CDS encoding DUF5988 family protein, which codes for MNDSDTAKAVLEGGPADLTERVVAQPEAGADVKLLFRGGYEHFRRTERAQDTAEGRLPVYEWWERTELPG
- a CDS encoding transposase, with product MPGGAIPGPCRRFKAGKSHEAASAARAEQETGTRQARYALRAGIEGAIDQALDVTGIRRARYRRLPKVRLQHAFSAAALNVIRLDAYWSDQPLGRTRISRLDQLAHTLTV
- a CDS encoding VCBS repeat-containing protein — encoded protein: MAITDLRRVFTRLAFVAGTWALAVGMTASVAVAAHAPVPVPVPGKDHSGVSRYFSGPQGFAIPTVPCDPAGPSAADGIMADQLNPQLHAKMAGYMDAYKVSCARMVTQAVKDRGLNQRAAAIAIATIIVESSVNNYAQAVDYTSLGLFQQQDWWGTREERLNPAHATNAFFDEVERMYPGGSWNNEAIGEVCWHVQRPREDLRGLYAIEADDAVIMANALWSGTSSTGPKHPYGAGRVVSGRSADGRLEAFAAGPDGVYHSWQTAVNGAWSQWRFEGGPHNAQLSVAANADGRLEVFALSDSTFDHMWQTAVNGSWSTWANFGGGGYRLATGNNADGRIEVFASNTNGVFHRWQTAPSGNWANWEGTGGGPATSRLALETAPDGRLEVFALSDTTFQHLYQTGVNGAWSAWENFGGGGHDLTAGYNQDGRLEVFASNSAGVFHRWQTSPTSWSEWAGMGGISNAELTHSRSADGRVEVFAINATAASHAWQTRPNAPYSEWETFGGGGTEIAAGNDADGRIEVFATSGAGVYHKWQTGFATWSEWAWLNNSGPAVN